Part of the Bacillus sp. N1-1 genome, CATTTACGACATGCTAAACAGGTATCAAAGCATCTATGTTAAACCGGTACAAGGCAGGTTAGGGAAACGCATTTTTAATGTTGTCAAAAATGGCGATCAAATAAAGGTGAAATACGATGAGAAACGGAGGAGACATGAGGAAGTATTCGCGGCTAGAGCCGAAAGCAATCTCTTTTTTCAAAAGCATCTCATCCCAGACGGTTTCCTTATTCAACAAACGATTCCACTAAAAACGCATGAAGGAAGCGTGATTGATTTTCGTGTGATGGTTGCAAAGAACGAGAAGGGATTGTGGGAGAACTTAGGAATCTACTCAAGGTACGGAGCAAGAGGGCAAATCGTTAGCAACATAACCGCGGGTGGCCATACCGAAATAGCAAGAAGCACGTTGGAAACTGTATGGAAACTTGAAGATAAAGAGATTCAAAGAGTCGAACAGGAAATGGAGCGGATCGTGTTACGTTCGATTCAAGAATTAGAAGACCAGGGCTATCATTTAGGGAATATTGGTGTTGATATTGGACTAGATGACGAATGTAAGATGTCCATTATTGAAATCAATCATCAAAACCCCGATCCGTATATTGCACTGATGGCCAAGGATCGCCTGGCATTTTACAAGTGCCGGTTTCAATTGATGAGGTATGGAAGGTATTTGGGTGGGTTTTAGGTGGAAAGGCTGCTGATGAAGGAGAGAATGAATTGAGCTATCCTTTTAACATACGGGCTTTGAAAGGAGATAAGCAGGTAAGAAAAGGATAGCTATCTTATTGGTTTTGTTATTTTCATAGATAACCTCATTCATTGGTGGATTTCTGCAAATTCAACGAATGGATCGACGCGAAAGAATAGCTGTTCCAACTCTTTAAACGAACACATCACTTGGTCAGATGATTCATCAAAGAAGACAATCGCATAATCATCGTCACCTACTGACCAGACACGCTGACCATAAGGGAGCGAATCATCATGCTCAAGAGTAACTTGTTTAATATCAAATGTGGCATGAATCCATTCTTGAACTCGTTCGCGAGCTTCCATGATTTAACCTCCTCTAAAAAGTGTTTCTCCTATTGTTACCCCAATTATATGGGGGTTAAGCAAATATTTTTTTGTTTTAGTTGAAGCAAGCGTATGAAAGGCATGGTGAATGGGAGTTATAGGCGGGGAAGTTAGGACGAAAAAGAGAGCTCTCGGTAATGAGGCCTCTCTATTTGTA contains:
- a CDS encoding YheC/YheD family protein codes for the protein MYEIKVYEKKGQMMIVSKSSFPGLVGYSNQHVRLQFGIKTIEVTIHFSDTINEENVHLSTSVVKQLGLPLTCGYDLVVQGDKITIGPFIGILCELTNRKLMEMLPTYKSFVKGYRYIGGAVAVFSIEGIHKEKQMISGYLYHPEKNTWEVKSFPFPAVVMSIAEPSLTSSWEVFHEHMKNFDSLLGGCVFNYPHFSKWEMHQILLPELKEYLPETALYRDVEDIYDMLNRYQSIYVKPVQGRLGKRIFNVVKNGDQIKVKYDEKRRRHEEVFAARAESNLFFQKHLIPDGFLIQQTIPLKTHEGSVIDFRVMVAKNEKGLWENLGIYSRYGARGQIVSNITAGGHTEIARSTLETVWKLEDKEIQRVEQEMERIVLRSIQELEDQGYHLGNIGVDIGLDDECKMSIIEINHQNPDPYIALMAKDRLAFYKCRFQLMRYGRYLGGF